A section of the Branchiostoma lanceolatum isolate klBraLanc5 chromosome 19, klBraLanc5.hap2, whole genome shotgun sequence genome encodes:
- the LOC136425976 gene encoding telomerase protein component 1-like: MPPTKGATTTMVFPTHNPLLTTVSPGLMSSSAVNQKTNIESLTKVNPLLSQSTKYPNPLLGKISANLGQTQSKPKPSAGLRSDLTTNKLLLGSGKSDTKKPKPVSNVELSGKEKIKPKKTPSLQNPALVQSKPLSGTTVNNLLNLSTAGPKHGFQTSHNPLLHTRKALQLSQSPSVHSHQVLSQGSLGLLSKPAVLSQPKESLKVQAERQLSSGQQTEKHLHTNQHKKAAREESAKPTKKKHKTTKKYRHDPEDKVTFGERKVMLEAEAMKPEYDIRLDVAMETIEQPAFLPPELDSSICQQMPTTNLPAIKQTLINAVSGSLIQSPNLREEHDSTRARLTALSEQLLQFDPEFILKLALYTRQELNIRVTANFLLAMSANIPACRPFLKKYFSTSVRLPSDWIEVAEIYQTFHDRSLNFGSLPVALRKVMAGKFPDFDQYQLAKYNKDKKTQKKKDDKKEDKEQPRVVQQISVESEGGENEEELVRLTFTLKQLIRKLHITQPVENVMALIGKRYPEDLESFYQSRLPGTWDPDQAGKRMKLPTPETWETQVSLRGNKAEVWEELIDHKKLPFMAMLRNLRNMLTAGISSKHHSWVLRKLTDEGAVINSRQFPFRFFSAYEVLNQLEKDLTAAESGVPQQSGRGRGRGRGGGRGRGRGRGGRGGMNFKAALNSDPSAKNTNAHMGLKYDLTLLNRYRTALDTAVKIATCYNVSPIKGTTAITMAINGQMETPCTAARGLGKPRTLTEVGLLLGLMCKHACEESKMHLVSAGQHREVSLETGSILENVERLKGLTELMSQKVFSDVPIEYLTDLLKNRVQLDNLLVLWNGRSNNQDLNVKLNKFLEKYRRYVNPNLLFVTVDLSGRSCGFVDRETHPNDIHIAGYSDQILRFIAERGSGAQLTHVENIDQAYRLKPVPTAAISKSAAAAEELQNTADLSMARPLNVPKWRTARVFISSTFRDMHGERDLLTRFVFPELRARAAERFVHIHEVDLRWGITEEESRSEKSIEICLSEVSRCQFFLGILGERYGWIPDSYVAPDTLEFDWLKTYPSGRSMTELEIYHAALSNPSAAQGRAFFYFRDPIFESQVGGKHRESFIAESSSAKQNMENLKGSIRKSGLEVHDGYPCHWQGVVDDGKAMVTALEEFGMRVLNNLWNAVVREFPLEESTDESTDETSRHKSFCLEEGERFVGREKLLKQCAAEISLCKNGTLVLVGKSGSGKTSLLARLAGEYAESDSCSADACIMLHFVGATPSSTDIVATLTRLCQEMKKTFFLACEVPVSYKNLLNQFADILKAAGEVPDTPVVIFMDGLDQMDDSHQAKSMEWLPRVMPPNVRFVFTVTEHMDVHRLLSRRDATFIDIGSLDGRDKADMVRQSLAMHRKALDETPFNNQMKLLIGKRESHNPLFLALACEELRVFGVFEKVSQRLRNMAQTVTKLLQEILQRLETDHGRDLVSMAMSLLVSVRSGVSEEDLLGMLSLSRELGEQRYSVDDVTNVMMSPDRQLPQAIFARLVRGLQTFLQPTAQQSGSRLLCLAHSEFLRAVTQRYIKPGGTEFQSRLHCLISGYLLTGGDPGRDGSWTGTHTMATSELPYHLANAGAFRQLEEVLTNLNFVKTKCTMGMAAQLMEDYQAQGCPSLCRINARMQTKFLADPRVQQYSSFVSRNLHILSTYPALTLQQAANEPATSAPAQAVTSLLDNKSGTGFHMVRQLNRAEVSDPCYRILDSFGDAVTCVAVSPDGKVFVCGTEDCVVHLYELATGKQLKSFVGHANKITDCCFVGTNKICSSSADGNLSIWDVSGGYRISSLTNHKRRTNSCCSDPRGKFVVSASWDCTVLIWKVDSNDKKYTTQFREKRPINCVAFHPEDDKIVTGCWDATLKVYDTLNKKRVAVIRGHNSSVRDVAYSPNGRHLASAALSGEVKLWSAETGTPVGDLTGHYGQINRLTFSPGGHHLITVGNDHKVKVWAGNLGKQINCFGNKDLSHALSVAISPSGEDVVVGYHDSTVRLVAMATGLEKWAVVPHNAPVRCVTWMDDNSIITGSDDSYLSVLSAVDGSKVMTLVGHTGSVTDVVYTKLESLAVSASADFTAIVWRIPTVQTIKKSAMPYEVKPRSVLRGHGGPVTCCAFSGDSRSVVTGSRDKTLRLWDIKSGPDPQPTKVISECHQDWITSCAWSETGDYVVTASGDFTLKLWDINAGKEKVKFVGHMSAINSVATSHGCVVSACYDGTVKVWSHKGDEITTLYGHNLRVNACDLRVTVEIEETPEEEPEISDWSVAVETEEWEEEHRRRKVGAKKKEESKVTQVTMVTAGDDGTVRMWKPLEGNEIRTLTGHSDRVLGVAMATNNHIVSGSLDGTVRLWNPDLKQADEDNFSHDAEVTGVVFLPSECYVVTCGRDGTIALWEMDPEKGSCFTSKICSIQGHAGRPVTAACFLKGVTFATGSDDGSVKVWAITQQKDKTFIKAKRTLCPPEPSPILSLATNGHLIIAGCWSGVSHSWDCGGTYEYHSLEAGTWMDYVDWAIGCGFSQSDPKMFAATSVDEVAVAGLQTPAGPVTSTYTVNHRVTDDNGSSQSDRPKISCSVVLSNLQSLSDIGCRGNKGVILGDEVGNLAVYEIARPKQKETTFAAKVKARNVTQVFCKKMHAGKITQVLLGDDVIFTASHDQTLKVWRTRDLKQVGQFHCQSPITSLSRPPIPGCNRLACGDQLGKVYFLEWRP, from the exons ATGCCACCAACCAAGGGAGCAACCACCACCATGGTGTTCCCTACCCACAATCCCTTGCTGACAACAGTGAGCCCAGGGTTGATGTCATCatcagctgtcaatcaaaagacAAACATAGAGTCCCTCACCAAGGTCAACCCACTTCTCAGCCAATCAACAAAGTATCCCAACCCTCTTTTGGGAAAAATTTCAGCCAATTTGGGTCAAACTCAAAGCAAGCCCAAACCATCAGCAGGGCTGCGCAGTGACCTCACCACTAACAAGCTCTTGCTCGGCTCTGGCAAAAGTGACACAAAGAAGCCCAAGCCAGTCAGCAATGTCGAATTATCTGGCAAAGAAAAAATCAAGCCAAAGAAGACACCATCACTGCAAAATCCTGCCCTGGTTCAAAGTAAACCTTTGTCTGGAACTACAGTCAACAATCTTCTGAACCTAAGCACTGCTGGTCCTAAACATGGGTTCCAAACATCCCACAATCCTCTGCTGCACACAAGGAAGGCTTTGCAGCTATCCCAGAGTCCCTCAGTCCACAGTCACCAGGTTCTCTCCCAGGGTTCCTTGGGACTGTTGTCCAAGCCAGCGGTTCTGTCCCAGCCAAAAGAGTCGCTGAAGGTACAAGCTGAAAGGCAGCTGTCATCTGGGCAACAGACAGAGAAACATCTGCACACAAATCAGCACAAGAAAGCTGCAAGAGAGGAATCGGCCAAACCGACgaagaaaaaacacaagacaacaaagaaatacaGACACGACCCAGAGGACAAGGTGACCTTTGGGGAAAGGAAGGTCATGCTCGAGGCTGAGGCGATGAAACCTGAGTATGACATCAGGCTtgatgttgccatggagacgatAGAACAGCCAGCCTTCTTGCCACCTGAGCTGGATTCATCTATCTGTCAACAGATGCCAACCACCAACCTACCTGCAATAAAG CAAACGCTGATCAACGCGGTGAGCGGTTCGCTGATCCAGTCCCCCAACCTGCGCGAGGAGCACGACAGCACACGGGCGAGGCTGACAGCATTGTCAGAGCAGCTGCTACAGTTTGACCCGGAGTTCATTCTAAAG CTTGCCCTGTACACCCGTCAGGAGCTGAACATCCGAGTCACGGCAAACTTCCTCCTGGCGATGTCAGCGAATATCCCCGCTTGTCGGCCGTTCCTCAAGAAGTACTTCAGCACTTCGGTCAGGCTGCCGTCTGATTGGATAGAAGTGGCTGAGATATACCAG ACGTTCCATGACAGGTCGTTGAACTTCGGCTCCCTCCCCGTGGCCCTGCGGAAGGTCATGGCCGGCAAGTTCCCCGACTTCGACCAGTACCAGCTGGCCAAGTACAACAAGgacaagaaaacacagaaaaagaag GATGATAAGAAAGAAGACAAGGAACAGCCCAGGGTTGTGCAGCAGATATCCGTGGAGAGTGAAGGAGGGGAAAACGAGGAGGAATTGGTCAGGCTGACATTCACCCTCAAGCAGCTTATTCGCAAACTGCACATTACGCAACCAGTGGAGAATGTCATGGCTCTTATCGGAAAGAG ATACCCAGAGGACCTGGAGAGTTTCTACCAGAGCCGACTGCCGGGCACGTGGGATCCTGACCAGGCCGGCAAACGTATGAAGCTCCCCACACCAGAGACATGGGAGACGCAGGTGTCACTCAGGGGCAACAAGGCAGAGGTCTGGGAGGAGCTCATTG ATCACAAGAAGCTGCCGTTCATGGCGATGTTGCGTAACCTACGGAATATGCTGACCGCCGGGATCAGCTCCAAGCACCACAGCTGGGTCCTCCGCAAGCTGACGGACGAGGGCGCCGTCATCAACAGTCGACAGTTCCCCTTCCGATTCTTCTCAGCGTACGAAGTCTTGAACCAGCTGGAGAAGGATTTGACAGCAGCAG AATCTGGAGTACCACAACAGAGTGGGCGTGGACGCGGAAGAGGGCGTGGTGGAGGGCGTGGCAGAGGGAGGGGCAGGGGTGGAAGGGGAGGGATGAACTTCAAGGCTGCATTGAACTCTGACCCTTCGGCCAAGAACACCAATGCACACAT GGGTCTGAAGTACGACCTGACACTCCTGAACCGTTACCGCACTGCTCTTGATACTGCAGTGAAGATTGCGACCTGCTACAACGTTTCCCCAATCAAGGGGACCACTGCCATCACCATGGCGATAAATGGTCAGATGGAGACACCCTGTACTGCCGCGCGGGGGCTTGGCAAACCTAGAACG CTGACTGAGGTGGGCCTGCTGCTGGGCCTGATGTGTAAACATGCTTGTGAGGAGTCCAAGATGCACCTGGTGTCAGCAGGACAACATCGGGAGGTCAGTCTGGAGACAGGGTCTATCCTGGAGAACGTGGAGAGACTCAAGGGACTTACAGAG TTGATGTCCCAGAAAGTCTTTTCTGATGTCCCCATAGAGTACCTGACAGACTTGTTGAAGAACAGGGTTCAG CTGGACAACCTTCTAGTCTTGTGGAACGGGAGATCCAACAACCAGGACCTGAATGTCAAGCTCAACAAGTTTCTGGAGAAATACCGCCGCTACGTCAACCCCAACCTGCTGTTTGTCACCGTGGATCTCAGCGGGAGGTCATGTGGGTTTGTGGACAGGGAAACACATCCCAATGATATTCACATTGCTGGGTACAGCGACCAGATACTCAG GTTTATAGCAGAGAGAGGCAGCGGTGCCCAGTTGACTCACGTGGAGAACATTGACCAGGCCTACAGGCTGAAGCCTGTCCCTACTGCAGCCATCTCTAAATCTGCTGCAGCTGCAGAAGAACTGCAGAATACTGCAG ATTTGTCCATGGCACGGCCGTTGAACGTTCCCAAGTGGAGAACTGCCCGTGTCTTCATCTCGTCCACCTTCCGCGACATGCACGGGGAGCGGGACCTCCTGACGCGGTTCGTCTTCCCAGAACTGCGGGCTCGAGCAGCAGAGAG GTTTGTCCACATCCACGAGGTTGACCTGCGTTGGGGCATCACAGAGGAGGAGTCTCGCAGCGAGAAGTCCATCGAGATCTGTCTGAGCGAGGTTTCCCGCTGCCAGTTCTTCCTGGGCATCCTGGGAGAGCGGTACGGGTGGATCCCTGACAGCTACGTCGCCCCAGACACCCTCGAGTTCGATTGGTTGAAGACTTATCCATCAG GCCGGTCGATGACAGAACTAGAGATCTACCACGCTGCCCTGTCTAACCCATCAGCTGCTCAAGGAAGGGCGTTCTTCTACTTCCGCGATCCTATTTTTGAGAGCCAGGTCGGCGGAAAACATCGAGAAAGTTTCATTGCCGAGTCTTCATCCGCCAAACAAAATATGGAGAATTTGAAGGGAAGTATTCGGAAGAGTGGGCTGGAGGTGCATGATGGGTACCCCTGTCACTGGCAAGGAGTGGTGGATGATGGGAAGGCGATGGTGACGGCACTGGAAGAGTTTGGAATGAGGGTTCTGAACAACCTGTGGAATGCTGTGGTCAG GGAGTTCCCTCTTGAAGAGTCCACTGATGAGAGTACGGATGAGACGAGTCGTcacaaatccttctgtctggaggaAGGAGAGAGGTTTGTGGGAAGGGAAAAACTCCTGAAGCAGTGTGCTGCAGAGATCTCTCTCTGCAA GAATGGCACCTTGGTGCTTGTAGGAAAGTCTGGCAGTGGGAAGACCTCCCTGTTGGCCAGACTGGCGGGGGAGTATGCGGAGTCAGACAGCTGCTCAGCAGATGCCTGTATCATGTTACACTTCGTGGGCGCGACTCCCAGCTCCACAGATATCGTGGCCACACTGACCAGGTTGTGTCAGGAGATGAAGAAAACGTTTTTCCTTG CCTGTGAGGTTCCTGTCTCCTATAAGAACCTGCTGAACCAGTTTGCAGACATCCTGAAGGCAGCAGGTGAGGTACCTGACACACCTGTGGTCATCTTCATGGACGGACTGGACCAGATGGACGACTCACACCAGGCCAA AAGTATGGAATGGCTGCCACGCGTCATGCCTCCAAACGTCAGGTTCGTTTTTACGGTAACAGAACACATGGACGTCCATCGCTTGCTCTCACGCCGCGATGCAACGTTCATCGACATCGGTAGTCTGGACGGGAGGGACAAGGCCGACATGGTGCGTCAGTCCCTGGCAATGCACAGGAAGGCACTGGACGAGACACCATTCAACAACCAG ATGAAGCTGCTTATTGGAAAGAGGGAGTCCCATAATCCTCTGTTCCTGGCCTTGGCTTGTGAAGAGCTGAGAGTTTTTGGTGTCTTTGAAAAG GTGTCCCAAAGGCTGAGGAACATGGCCCAGACGGTCACTAAACTCCTGCAGGAGATCTTACAACGTCTTGAGACAGACCATGGCCGCGACCTGGTTTCCATGGCGATGTCCCTCCTGGTGAGCGTGCGGAGCGGCGTGTCAGAGGAGGACCTACTGGGCATGCTCAGTCTGTCCCGAGAGCTGGGGGAGCAGCGGTACTCCGTCGATGATGTCACCAACGTGATGATGTCACCAGACAGGCAGCTGCCTCAG GCGATCTTTGCCCGTTTAGTGCGAGGCTTGCAGACGTTTCTGCAGCCCACAGCTCAGCAGTCTGGCTCCAGGCTCCTCTGTCTGGCCCACAGCGAGTTCCTGAGGGCCGTTACACAGCGCTACATCAAGCCTGGAGGGACTGAGTTCCAGTCTAG ACTTCACTGCCTGATTTCTGGGTACTTGCTGACCGGCGGGGACCCCGGCAGGGACGGCTCCTGGACAGGCACCCACACCATGGCCACCTCAGAACTACCCTACCACCTGGCCAATGCAGGGGCCTTCAGGCAGTTGGAAGAAGTGCTGACGAACCTCAACTTTGTCAAG ACCAAGTGCACTATGGGAATGGCCGCCCAGCTCATGGAGGACTACCAGGCCCAGGGCTGTCCATCGCTCTGCAGGATCAATGCCCGCATGCAGACCAAGTTCCTGGCTGACCCAAGAGTGCAGCAGTACTCCTCCTTTGTGTCCAGAAACCTCCACATCCTGAGCACCTACCCTGCACTGACTCTCCAACAGGCAGCAAACGAACCGGCCACCTCTGCGCCAGCCCAGGCTGTCACCTCTCTCCTAGACAACAAATCAGGCACTGGATTCCATATGGTTAGACAGCTCAACAGGGCTGAGGTCAGCGACCCCTGTTACAGGATCCTTGACTCGTTTGGTGATGCTGTTACCTGTGTGGCTGTTTCTCCAGATGGAAAGGTGTTTGTCTGTGGTACTGAAGACTGTGTTGTTCACCTCTATGAACTGGCCACCGGAAAGCAGTTGAAATCTTTTGTCGGGCATGCAAACAAGATCACCGACTGCTGCTTCGTTGGGACCAACAAGATTTGCAGCTCGTCTGCTGACGGCAACCTCTCCATCTGGGATGTGAGTGGAGGCTATCGGATTTCGTCATTGACCAATCACAAGCGGCGTACCAACTCCTGCTGCTCAGACCCCCGCGGGAAGTTTGTGGTCTCTGCGTCCTGGGACTGCACTGTCCTTATTTGGAAGGTTGATTCCAACGACAAGAAGTACACGACACAGTTCCGTGAAAAGCGACCAATTAACTGCGTCGCCTTCCACCCTGAAGACGACAAAATCGTTACCGGATGCTGGGATGCGACCTTGAAAGTGTACGACACCCTGAACAAGAAGAGGGTAGCTGTGATCCGAGGTCATAACAGTTCAGTGAGGGATGTGGCGTATTCTCCCAacggccgccatcttgcttcCGCTGCCCTCAGTGGTGAGGTTAAGCTGTGGTCGGCTGAGACTGGAACTCCCGTTGGAGACCTTACAG GACATTACGGACAGATCAACCGACTGACCTTCTCTCCTGGCGGACATCACCTCATCACCGTCGGCAATGACCACAAGGTCAAGGTGTGGGCAGGCAACCTGGGCAAACAG ATCAACTGTTTTGGCAACAAAGATCTGAGCCATGCCCTGAGTGTTGCTATCAGTCCATCAGGGGAGGATGTTGTGGTTGGTTACCATGACAGCACTGTCCGtctggttgccatggctacgGGTCTGGAGAAGTGGGCTGTCGTTCCCCACAATGCACCAGTAAG GTGTGTAACCTGGATGGATGACAACAGCATCATCACAGGGTCTGATGACTCCTACCTGTCCGTCCTGTCAGCTGTtgatgggtcaaaggtcatgaccTTGGTGGGTCACACAGGTTCGGTGACTGACGTGGTGTACACGAAGCTGGAGTCTCTCGCTGTGTCCGCCTCGGCTGACTTCACCGCCATCGTGTGGAGGATACCAACTGTACAGACCATCAAGAAATCT GCTATGCCCTATGAGGTGAAACCCAGGTCCGTTCTTCGCGGCCATGGTGGACCAGTGACCTGCTGTGCCTTCAGTGGAGACAGCCGGTCTGTGGTGACAGGCAGCAGGGACAAGACTCTACGCCTCTGGGACATCAAATCTGG TCCTGACCCACAGCCCACCAAGGTGATCTCAGAGTGCCACCAGGACTGGATCACGTCTTGCGCCTGGTCGGAGACCGGGGACTACGTGGTCACGGCGTCCGGCGACTTCACGCTCAAACTGTGGGACATCAATGCTGGCAaggagaaggtcaagtttgTAG GTCACATGAGCGCCATCAACTCGGTTGCCACCAGCCACGGCTGTGTCGTGTCGGCCTGTTACGACGGAACGGTCAAGGTGTGGTCCCACAAGGGTGATGAGATCACCACACTGTACGGACACAACCTACGGGTCAACGCCTGCGATCTGAGAG TGACTGTGGAGATAGAAGAGACTCCTGAGGAGGAGCCAGAAATCTCGGACTGGAGCGTTGCCGTGGAGACGGAGGAGTGGGAGGAGGAGCACAGGAGACGCAAGGTCGGCGCCAAGAAGAAGGAGGAGTCAAAGGTCACCcaggttaccatggtaacagcagGGGATGATGGGACAGTGAGGATGTGGAAACCACTTGAG GGCAACGAGATCAGAACTCTGACGGGTCACTCAGACAGGGTCcttggtgttgccatggcaacaaacaACCATATTGTGAGCGGCTCGCTGGACGGGACGGTACGACTGTGGAACCCTGACCTGAAGCAAGCTGACGAGGACAACTTCTCCCATGATGCAG AAGTTACCGGTGTCGTGTTTCTTCCGTCGGAGTGTTACGTGGTCACCTGTGGTAGAGACGGCACCATTGCATTGTGGGAGATGGACCCGGAGAAAGGATCATGTTTCACCTCCAAGATTTGCAgcatacag GGCCATGCAGGAAGACCTGTGACTGCTGCATGCTTCCTGAAGGGCGTAACATTTGCAACGGGATCTGATGACGGCTCAGTCAAAGTGTGGGCCATAACACAGCAGAAAGACAAAACCTTCATCAA AGCTAAGCGGACCCTGTGCCCCCCTGAGCCTTCTCCCATCCTGAGCCTGGCCACTAACGGTCACCTGATCATAGCAGGGTGCTGGAGTGGAGTCTCCCACTCATGGGACTGTGGGGGGACCTACGAGTACCACAGCCTTGAAGCAG GTACTTGGATGGACTATGTGGATTGGGCGATTGGCTGTGGTTTCAGCCAATCGGATCCCAAGATGTTTGCAGCGACCAGTGTTGACGAGGTTGCTGTGGCGGGTCTGCAGACCCCCGCTGGTCCGGTAACCTCCACGTACACCGTCAATCATCGAGTCACAG ATGACAATGGTTCGTCCCAGTCTGACCGACCCAAGATCAGCTGTTCCGTGGTGCTGAGCAACCTCCAGTCTCTGTCTGACATTGGTTGCCGTGGAAACAAGGGGGTCATCCTTGGTGACGAAGTCGGCAACCTGGCTGTGTACGAGATTGCCAGGCCCAAGCAGAAGGAGACGACCTTTGCTGCAAAGGTCAAAGCTCGGAATGTCACCCAGGTGTTCTGTAAGAAG ATGCATGCTGGGAAGATAACCCAGGTGCTGCTGGGAGATGATGTCATCTTCACTGCATCACATGACCAGACTCTCAAGGTGTGGAGAACGAGAGATCTGAAACAG GTCGGCCAATTCCACTGCCAGTCACCCATCACCTCCCTGTCACGCCCACCTATCCCAGGATGCAACAGGCTGGCGTGTGGAGACCAGCTGGGGAAGGTCTACTTCCTGGAATGGCGACCTTGA